Proteins encoded together in one Apteryx mantelli isolate bAptMan1 chromosome 31, bAptMan1.hap1, whole genome shotgun sequence window:
- the LOC106500485 gene encoding death-associated protein kinase 2-like, whose product MRLHDLFASKAEMVLILELIRGGELFDFIAEKEALSEEEAIEFLEQILRGVEYMHARRVAHFDLKPENIMLLEKDVPKPQIKIIDFGLAQKLEDGVTFKSLCGTPQYIAPEVINYEPLSAATDMWSIGVITYILLSGLSPFQGETDAETLANVVAGAYEFEERCFGETSDAAKDFIRQLLLKEPGQRMTAAECLVHPWIKPLSRKQAANRSRSSINMKSFRKFNARRKWKLSYNMVSACNRLCRMRLLCHRSKEDEDLRCCESDQEADASHPATLLRRRRSSCS is encoded by the exons ATGCGGCTCCACGACCTCTTCGCCAGCAAGGCCGAGATGGTGCTGATCCTGGAGCT CATCCGCGGCGGGGAGCTCTTCGACTTCATCGCCGAGAAGGAGGCGCTGTCGGAGGAGGAGGCCATCGAGTTCCTGGAGCAGATCCTGCGCGGGGTGGAGTACATGCACGCCCGCCGCGTCGCCCACTTCGACCTCAAG CCCGAGAACATCATGCTGCTGGAGAAGGACGTCCCCAAGCCCCAAATCAAGATCATCGACTTCGGGCTGGCCCAGAAGCTGGAGGACGGCGTGACCTTCAAAAGCCTCTGCGGGACCCCGCAGTACATCG CTCCCGAAGTGATCAACTACGAGCCGCTGAGCGCCGCCACCGACATGTG GAGCATCGGGGTCATCACCTACATCCT GCTCAGCGGCTTGTCCCCCTTCCAGGGCGAGACGGACGCCGAGACCCTGGCCAACGTGGTCGCCGGCGCCTACGAGTTCGAGGAGCGGTGCTTCGGCGAGACCTCCGACGCCGCCAAGGACTTCatccggcagctcctgctcaaGGAGCCGGG GCAGCGCATGACGGCGGCCGAGTGTCTCGTCCACCCCTGGATCAAG cccctgaGCCGGAAGCAGGCGGCGAACCGGAGCCGCTCCTCCATCAACATGAAAAGCTTCCGCAAATTCAACGCCCGGCGGAAATGGAAG CTCTCCTATAACATGGTGTCGGCCTGCAACCGGCTCTGCCGCATGCGGCTCCTGTGCCACCGGAGCAAGGAGGATGAGGACTTG
- the SH2D2A gene encoding SH2 domain-containing protein 2A: MDDNRPLFSTFKPISKDEASRGAPAQPWRAEPPPGCQDTCGRVSPGSCPAPASRELAALQARTRLWFEQTQASRLRERGELPAWFHGFVSRRETEQLLQDQPPGCFLVRFSESTVGFVLSYRGRDRCRHFILEQGPDGRYAILGEPSAHAELADLLRHYTAAPVAPYGEFLTVPRGRAPSVPPKVGSSAAAPGPSSPTGNGAAGAEQAYARVRREPVPAAPPRPADAKYQQLERFHTYAEPREGAAPPRHRADREPDEHIPFYAMGRGSAPSASPEENVYSEVALAPRDLPPPLPRGAVSTLPPKARPPAEPTHRRLFRSKSSQASKRRQPPAGSRERGAPSPATEASMNPSPEFDDLVYGRRTVTPERAAAAAAAQEGLENIYEQVSGDRL, encoded by the exons ATGGACGACAACCGTCCCCTCTTCAGCACCTTCAAACCCATCAGCAAGGACGAGGCttcccgcggggccccggcgcagccCTGGAGAGCGGAGCCGCCCCCGGGGTGCCAAGACACATGCGGCAGG GTCTCCCCGGGCTCCTGCCCGGCACCGGCATCGCGGGAACTGGCGGCCCTGCAGGCCCGGACGCGGCTGTGGTTTGAGCAGACGCAGGCCAGCAGGCTCCGGGAGCGGGGCGAGCTCCCGGCTTGGTTCCACGGCTTCGTCAGCCGGAG GGAGAcggagcagctgctgcaggaccAGCCGCCGGGCTGCTTCCTCGTCCGCTTCAGCGAGAGCACCGTGGGCTTCGTGCTGTCCTACAG gggcAGGGATCGCTGCCGGCACTTCATCCTGGAGCAGGGGCCGGACGGGCGCTACGCCATCCTGGGCGAGCCGAGCGCCCACGCCGAGCTGGCGGACCTGCTGCGGCACTACACGGCGGCGCCCGTGGCGCCCTACGGCGAGTTCCTGACGGTGCCGCGGGGCCGG GCTCCCAGCGTCCCGCCTAAGGTCGGCTCCTCGGCAGCTGCCCCGGGGCCGAGCAGCCCTACGGGGAACGGAGCCGCCGGTGCCGAGCAAGCCTACGCTCGGGTGCGCAGAGAGcccgtccccgccgcgccgccccggccggccgACGCCAAGTACCAGCAGCTCGAGCGCTTCCACACCTACGCCGAGCCCCGGgaaggcgccgcgccgccccggcaccGCGCCGACCGCGAGCCGGACGAGCACATCCCCTTCTACGCCATGGGACGGGGCTCGgcccccagcgccagccccgagGAGAACGTCTACTCCGAGGTGGCACTGGCCCCGCGggacctgccgccgccgctgcctcggGGCGCCGTCTCTACGCTGCCCCCCAAAGCGCGTCCGCCCGCGGAGCCAACCCACCGCCGGCTCTTCCGCAGCAAATCCAGCCAGGCCTCCAAGAGGCGGCAGCccccagcagggagcagggagaggggagcccccagccccgccacggAG GCCTCAATGAACCCTTCACCGGAGTTTGACGATCTGGTTTACGGCAGAAGAACCGTCACCCCAgagagagcagcagctgctgcagcagcacaggaggGTCTGGAGAACATTTACGAGCAGGTTTCTGGAGACCGGCTCTAA
- the PRCC gene encoding proline-rich protein PRCC has product MSLVAYASSEEDSDAEEAAGEEEEAAAAASSSPPLAAAQQPAARGLFASLPPPKAPVLPPVPPPHQPLGGGGGGGGGGFPLLPPPPGGPPPPFLMGPPPGLRGFGTPPPGMSPSPAPAAAGSLPEAAADGGGEPPRPGGLLLPPPRNAASSGLSLPPPASAAAAPPGAGGDLSLPKPKKRTEPVRITVPELHKGDSDSEEDEPAKKKNTLQGRGEGSGLSALLPQPKNLSVKETNRLLLPYAFSRKAAENASESKPAKAPTSSSKTKPLSKPAVATTPSPSAIKAAAKSAALQVTKQITQEEDDSDEEVEPENYFSLSDKSEPSVVGAETYMYSGTVVSEDPPPGTEPEPQFQDAAANAPLEFKTGAGSSGAQHSWAPKSGEDYGSQPYNQFPAYSDANVAGAYYQDYYSGGYYQEMEPAQGPPQDMGTDSSFIDDEAFKRLQGKRNRGREEINFVDIKGDDQLSGAQQWLTKSLTEEKTMKSFSKKKGDQPTGQQRRKHQITYLIHQAKERELELKNTWSENKLSRRQTQAKYGF; this is encoded by the exons ATGTCCCTGGTGGCCTATGCCAGCAGCGAGGAGGACAGCGATGCGGAGGAGGCcgcgggcgaggaggaggaggccgccgccgccgcctcctcctctccGCCTCTCGCCGCAGCCCAGCagcccgcggcgcgggggctctTCGCCTCTTTGCCTCCCCCCAAAGCCCCCGTGctgccgccggtgccgccgcctCACCAGcccctgggcggcggcggcggcggtggtggcggcggcttccccctgctgccgccgccccccggcgggcCGCCCCCTCCCTTCCTCATGGGCCCCCCGCCGGGCCTGCGGGGCTTCGGCACCCCTCCGCCGGGCATGAGCCcgagcccggctccggccgcggccggcagccTGCCCGAGGCGGCGGCCGACGGCGGCGgcgagccgccccggccgggggggctgctgctgcctccgccgAGGAACGCGGCCTCCTCCGGCCTCAGCCTGCCCCCTCCTGCCTCGGCCGCTGCTGctccgcccggggccgggggggattTGAGCCTCCCCAAGCCAAAGAAGAGGACGGAGCCGGTGAGGATCACGGTGCCCGAGCTGCACAAGGGAGAT tcaGATTCAGAGGAAGATGAaccagcaaagaagaaaaatactcttCAG GGACGCGGCGAGGGCTCtggcttgtctgctttgcttCCTCAACCCAAAAACTTGTCAGTGAAAGAGACCAATCGGTTACTTTTGCCCTACGCTTTCTCgaggaaagcagcagaaaatgcCTCCGAGTCAAAGCCAGCTAAAGCCCCAACCTCTTCCTCAAAGACAAAACCTCTGTCCAAGCCAGCAGTGGCCACAACTCCTTCTCCGTCTGCTATCAAAGCTGCCGCGAAGAGCGCTGCCCTCCAGGTCACCAAGCAGATCACGCAGGAAGAGGACGACAGCGATGAAGAGGTAGAGCCAGAGAACTACTTCTCCTTGTCTGACAAGAGCGAGCCCAGCGTTGTCGGTGCTGAGACATATATGTATTCTGGCACAGTGGTGTCAGAGGACCCGCCGCCTGGGACCGAGCCAGAGCCTCAGTTCCAGGATGCCGCTGCTAATGCCCCTCTGGAGTTCAAGACGGGTGCGGGCTCCAGCGGTGCTCAGCACAGCTGGGCACCCAAGTCTGGAGAAGACTATGGCAGTCAGCCCTATAACCAGTTCCCTGCTTACAGCGATGCCAACGTGGCTGGTGCATATTATCAG GATTACTACAGCGGTGGATACTACCAGGAGATGGAACCAGCCCAGGGACCACCGCAGGACATGGGCACCGACTCCTCCTTCATAGACGATGAAGCG TTTAAACGTCTGCAAGGCAAGCGGAATCGAGGGAGAGAAGAGATCAACTTTGTGGATATCAAAGGTGATGATCAGCTGAGTGGAGCCCAGCAGTGGTTGACAAAATCCTTAACAGAGGAGAAAACCATGAAATCGTTCAGCAAG aaaaaaggagaTCAACCCACAGGgcagcaaagaagaaaacacCAGATCACGTACCTGATCCATCAG GCAAAGGAAAGAGAACTGGAACTGAAAAACACATGGTCCGAAAACAAGCTCAGCCGACGTCAGACTCAAGCCAAATATGGATTTTAA